A genome region from Pseudanabaena sp. Chao 1811 includes the following:
- a CDS encoding NADP(H)-dependent aldo-keto reductase, which translates to MEYKRLGTSELLVSEICLGTMTYGQQNMIAEAHEQLDYAIAQGINFIDTAEMYPVPPNAATQGRTEQYIGEWLAQPHIKQQRDKLIIATKIIGTGRNYSWLRDDSIAALSRKNILQAVDDSLKRLQTDYIDLYQIHWPDRNVPMFGQVTFEPQNEREMVVIADQLATFAELIQTGKIRHLGVSNETPWGICEFSHAAKQLGLPKIVSIQNAYNLINRTFEMGLTEACYREQVGLLAYSPLGFGHLSGKYVQGSPSNTRITLFPQFGQRYKKVNVQAATAEYAEIAQKYDLSPTQLALAFVRSRWFVTSTIIGATTMEQLKENIDSAKVQLNTEILAEIDQVHARYFNPAP; encoded by the coding sequence ATGGAATACAAGAGACTTGGCACAAGTGAACTGTTGGTGTCCGAAATATGTCTAGGGACAATGACCTATGGACAGCAAAATATGATCGCAGAAGCCCATGAGCAACTAGACTATGCGATCGCGCAGGGGATTAATTTTATTGATACTGCGGAAATGTATCCAGTACCGCCAAATGCTGCAACACAGGGTAGGACTGAGCAATATATTGGAGAATGGCTAGCCCAACCACACATTAAGCAACAAAGAGATAAATTAATTATTGCCACCAAAATTATTGGCACGGGGCGCAATTACAGTTGGTTGCGGGATGACTCGATCGCGGCTTTAAGTCGTAAAAATATTTTGCAAGCGGTCGATGATAGCCTCAAGAGATTGCAAACTGACTATATCGATCTTTATCAAATCCATTGGCCTGATCGCAATGTACCGATGTTTGGGCAGGTCACATTTGAGCCTCAAAATGAGCGGGAAATGGTAGTGATCGCTGACCAATTAGCCACATTTGCAGAATTAATTCAAACAGGTAAAATTCGTCATTTAGGAGTCAGCAATGAAACCCCTTGGGGCATTTGCGAATTTAGCCATGCTGCCAAGCAGTTAGGTTTACCGAAAATTGTCTCGATTCAAAATGCCTATAACCTGATCAATCGCACCTTTGAAATGGGGCTGACCGAAGCTTGTTATCGTGAGCAAGTGGGGCTACTAGCCTATAGTCCCTTGGGCTTTGGGCATCTTTCAGGCAAATATGTCCAAGGTTCGCCCAGCAATACCCGCATTACCCTATTCCCGCAATTTGGGCAGCGCTATAAGAAGGTAAATGTACAGGCGGCGACTGCGGAATATGCAGAGATCGCACAAAAATATGATTTATCTCCGACCCAATTGGCGCTAGCATTTGTGCGAAGTCGTTGGTTTGTTACTAGTACAATTATTGGCGCAACCACGATGGAACAACTCAAGGAAAATATCGACAGTGCTAAAGTACAGCTAAATACTGAGATTTTGGCAGAAATCGATCAAGTTCATGCCCGCTATTTTAATCCTGCTCCTTAA
- a CDS encoding phosphodiester glycosidase family protein translates to MTYRKTLISIIAVSFSQFLIADSAPSAPIPESGNVIQLNGQPWSGRWIRRVEQGQQNLYVQEDWLTGGLGVQMMDSEKADRQRVRWFSSPTFSRVAFDGTGRFRYLDLTPFAEQWRTEIIGNSLNIYTPDTKIQAVRRSKQAWGDRLVIDLNRRTPWRVSHQGNVINVVVSAEMAADQPIGTNTTAGNLVKSVTVQPQGKLTQIQIETKESIDPAIELLSSPTPRMVIDLRRDYVPPSLTVQWADGLRRIEKIVEIPNKPKTDKDPKTIKFSVTALEVDLKQPRLKLRPIWSNPDGSPNGILGLLPVPQMVEKAQAVGAINGGFFNRIRQLPVGAIREGNRWIAGTALVRGAIAWNEKGETLIDRLNFNEEITTANQTKITLTNLNSGYVQRGIARYTPNWGSGYTPLTENELLIVVRGDRVVAQYQGGAVGVGQVAIPSDGYVLVARQSPEAAKQLPVGMTVRGRQAFVPEKFSNFPNLIGAGPLLLKNGNISLDGKLETFQAGFDTQAADRSAIATTKEKGKLLLATVQAAPEGVAPNLLQTAEVLRKIGAVDALNLDGGSSSTLFLGGNILNRPITEIAPVHNAIAIFISPPPANPQF, encoded by the coding sequence ATGACATACCGTAAAACGCTAATCTCCATTATTGCTGTCAGTTTTAGCCAATTCCTCATTGCGGATAGCGCTCCTTCCGCACCCATACCTGAGAGCGGCAATGTAATCCAACTCAATGGACAGCCTTGGTCAGGTCGTTGGATTAGGAGAGTGGAACAGGGTCAGCAAAATCTGTATGTGCAGGAAGATTGGCTGACGGGTGGCTTAGGTGTACAGATGATGGATTCCGAAAAAGCCGATCGCCAAAGGGTGCGCTGGTTTTCTAGCCCCACTTTTTCGCGAGTAGCTTTTGATGGTACAGGTAGATTTCGCTATCTCGATCTCACTCCCTTTGCCGAGCAATGGCGGACAGAAATTATTGGCAATTCCCTAAATATCTACACTCCTGACACGAAAATACAGGCGGTACGTCGCAGTAAACAGGCTTGGGGCGATCGCCTTGTGATTGATCTCAATCGTCGTACTCCTTGGCGAGTGAGTCATCAAGGCAATGTGATTAATGTCGTGGTGTCAGCAGAGATGGCTGCCGATCAACCGATTGGCACAAATACCACCGCAGGCAATCTCGTAAAATCGGTAACGGTGCAACCACAGGGCAAATTAACCCAAATTCAGATTGAAACTAAGGAATCAATTGATCCTGCGATCGAATTGCTGAGTAGTCCCACGCCCCGCATGGTCATTGATCTGCGCCGTGACTATGTGCCACCAAGCTTAACGGTGCAATGGGCAGATGGATTGAGAAGGATTGAAAAAATTGTCGAAATCCCCAATAAACCGAAAACAGATAAAGATCCCAAAACGATTAAGTTCTCGGTTACAGCTTTGGAAGTTGATCTCAAGCAACCACGTTTAAAATTGCGTCCGATTTGGAGTAATCCCGATGGCTCACCCAATGGCATCCTCGGTTTATTACCAGTTCCGCAAATGGTGGAAAAGGCTCAAGCTGTAGGGGCAATTAATGGCGGTTTCTTTAATCGGATTCGTCAATTGCCTGTTGGGGCAATCCGTGAAGGTAATCGCTGGATCGCGGGAACGGCTTTAGTCAGAGGTGCGATCGCATGGAATGAGAAGGGAGAAACCCTGATTGATCGCCTCAATTTTAATGAAGAAATTACTACTGCTAATCAAACCAAAATCACGCTCACAAATCTCAATAGTGGTTATGTCCAACGCGGAATTGCTCGTTATACTCCCAACTGGGGCAGTGGTTATACGCCATTGACTGAGAATGAATTGCTGATCGTAGTCCGTGGCGATCGCGTAGTTGCTCAGTACCAAGGTGGTGCAGTCGGTGTGGGACAGGTTGCTATTCCTAGCGATGGTTATGTTTTAGTGGCAAGACAATCTCCTGAAGCAGCAAAACAACTACCTGTAGGGATGACTGTGCGCGGTCGTCAAGCCTTCGTTCCAGAAAAATTTTCTAACTTCCCTAACTTAATTGGTGCGGGGCCCCTGTTACTAAAAAATGGCAATATATCCCTAGATGGCAAATTAGAAACTTTCCAAGCAGGGTTTGATACGCAAGCTGCCGATCGCAGTGCGATCGCTACCACCAAGGAAAAAGGCAAACTACTTCTCGCCACAGTTCAAGCGGCTCCCGAAGGCGTTGCTCCCAATCTTTTACAAACTGCGGAAGTTCTCAGAAAGATCGGTGCAGTTGATGCACTAAATCTCGATGGAGGCAGTTCTTCGACTCTGTTCCTCGGTGGCAATATCCTCAATCGTCCTATAACTGAGATTGCACCTGTTCACAATGCGATCGCGATTTTTATCTCTCCACCTCCCGCTAATCCTCAATTCTAA
- a CDS encoding Gfo/Idh/MocA family protein, with the protein MTYASLNQPLRVGIVGSGFVAKLRAEILSQDARIKLVAIAGTPEKAQAIAQEFNIPKVHQYWSELVVRPDVDLVVVCNVNRDHGAVVGQALRSGKHVIVEYPLSFNLAEAEELVKLAQQQNLLLHVEHIELLGGVHQLVMEHLAKVGTPFYARYSTKSPQRPVPDKWTYKPDLFGFPLTAAVSRLNRIIVLFGKVKAVSCQLRYSGANLPHHFTSCVCNAQLQFENGVLADISYSKGENFWQPERIMELQGSQGALIFSADKGKLITADGEMELDAGTTRGLFKKDTENVLSHLFTGTPLYTNHESILHSLAVANAAEKSAATNQIVML; encoded by the coding sequence ATGACCTACGCATCATTAAACCAACCTTTGCGAGTTGGCATCGTTGGTTCGGGCTTTGTTGCTAAGCTCCGCGCCGAAATTTTGAGCCAAGATGCAAGGATTAAGCTAGTAGCGATCGCTGGTACTCCCGAAAAAGCACAGGCGATCGCCCAAGAGTTTAATATTCCGAAGGTGCATCAATATTGGTCAGAGTTGGTGGTGCGTCCTGATGTGGATTTGGTGGTGGTATGTAATGTCAATCGCGATCATGGAGCCGTAGTCGGGCAAGCTCTGCGATCGGGCAAGCACGTAATTGTCGAATATCCACTTTCCTTCAATTTGGCTGAAGCAGAAGAACTAGTAAAGCTGGCTCAACAGCAGAATTTATTGCTCCATGTTGAGCATATTGAGCTATTAGGCGGTGTACATCAATTAGTAATGGAACATCTAGCGAAAGTGGGAACTCCCTTCTATGCGCGATATTCCACCAAAAGCCCACAGCGTCCTGTGCCTGATAAATGGACATATAAGCCTGACCTGTTTGGCTTCCCTTTAACGGCAGCAGTTTCTCGACTCAATCGCATTATTGTTTTATTTGGAAAAGTTAAAGCAGTTTCCTGTCAATTGCGCTACAGCGGCGCAAATCTGCCCCATCATTTTACTTCCTGTGTATGCAATGCTCAACTTCAGTTTGAGAATGGAGTACTTGCAGATATTAGCTACAGCAAGGGTGAAAACTTCTGGCAACCAGAGCGAATTATGGAATTGCAGGGAAGTCAAGGCGCTTTAATTTTCTCTGCTGATAAAGGTAAGCTGATTACTGCCGATGGCGAAATGGAATTGGATGCAGGGACAACGAGAGGATTGTTTAAGAAAGATACAGAGAATGTCCTTTCTCATTTGTTTACAGGTACTCCGCTTTACACCAATCACGAAAGTATTTTGCATTCCCTAGCCGTAGCAAACGCGGCGGAGAAGTCAGCAGCAACTAATCAAATCGTAATGCTCTAG
- a CDS encoding allophanate hydrolase-related protein → MIEFAVNGTLMRGLELNGNLQKVGATFVREDITAPIYRLWSISDRHPAMLRVSENGQAIALEIWSITPAALGEILLSEPAGLCIGKIVLANGQEVLGVLGEPFLCEGQTEITSYGGWRGYINRV, encoded by the coding sequence ATGATTGAATTTGCTGTTAATGGTACTTTGATGCGAGGTTTGGAATTAAATGGGAACTTACAGAAAGTTGGTGCTACCTTTGTCAGAGAAGACATAACTGCTCCCATTTATCGGCTTTGGTCGATTAGCGATCGCCATCCTGCCATGCTCAGAGTTAGCGAAAACGGACAAGCGATCGCCTTAGAAATCTGGTCAATTACTCCTGCTGCCCTTGGGGAAATTCTCTTGTCAGAACCTGCGGGGTTATGTATTGGCAAAATTGTTCTTGCAAATGGTCAGGAGGTCTTAGGGGTTTTAGGAGAGCCATTCCTCTGTGAGGGACAAACGGAAATAACATCCTATGGTGGTTGGAGAGGTTATATCAATCGGGTATAA
- the ligA gene encoding NAD-dependent DNA ligase LigA, translating to MAPETQNSQGSALDTLQVRAVELRKILQRASYEYYALDAPTMEDSVYDALYHELLDLEKQYPQLITPDSPTQRVGEKPVSQFVSVQHHVPLYSLENAFTTDDVNSWQERCQKGLNLEKQIALQSVSQMEYVCELKIDGSAIALTYEQGILVRGATRGDGASGEDITTNIKTIRSIPLKLNLENPPDRLEIRGEAFLPIAVFDEINQERSQQGEALFANPRNAAAGTLRQLDSRIVAKRRLDFFAYTVHIPESKLSPSNFPLSDLPLFLPPSPSGRGAGGEGITIFSQWQALEFLQQIGFRVNPNKKLCKSIQELQDYYDHWATARHDLPYMTDGMVIKLNSFPQQERLGFTQKTPRWAIAWKYPAEEMPTVIESVTVQVGRTGTLTPVAELRPVLLAGTTVSRATLHNSDRLAELDLHIGDTAIVRKAGEIIPEVVRILPELRPYSATRFVMPTHCPECGQTVLKPEDEAATRCINLECPAIVRGALEHWVSREALDINGIGEKLVKQLVTENHVTSVADLYTLTSEQLQTLDRMGQKSADKIIAAITQSKTKPWARVLYGLGIRHVGSVNAQTIADNFPNVELLASANKEAIASIFGIGEEIAQSIYDWFRKDINQHLVERLQGAGLRFMSEPKEGKAIALNPNIAGKTFVVTGTLPTLKRDEAKDLIKSAGGKVTDSISKKTNYLVVGAEAGSKLEKAQSLGVTCISEEELLQLLG from the coding sequence ATGGCTCCAGAAACTCAAAACTCTCAAGGTTCAGCACTAGATACTCTGCAAGTAAGAGCCGTAGAACTGCGGAAGATTTTGCAACGGGCTAGTTATGAATACTATGCCCTTGATGCTCCCACGATGGAAGACTCAGTTTACGATGCGCTCTACCATGAATTACTGGATCTTGAAAAGCAATATCCACAGCTAATTACACCCGATAGCCCCACTCAGCGCGTCGGTGAAAAGCCTGTGAGCCAATTCGTCTCAGTTCAGCATCATGTTCCACTTTATAGCTTAGAAAATGCTTTCACTACCGATGATGTAAACTCATGGCAAGAGCGTTGTCAAAAAGGATTAAATCTTGAGAAACAAATTGCTTTGCAATCCGTTTCTCAAATGGAATATGTTTGTGAATTAAAGATTGATGGCTCAGCGATCGCTTTAACCTACGAGCAAGGCATACTCGTACGTGGCGCGACTAGAGGTGATGGTGCATCAGGGGAAGATATCACCACCAATATTAAAACCATTCGTTCCATTCCCTTAAAGCTTAATTTAGAAAATCCTCCCGATCGCTTAGAAATTCGGGGGGAAGCATTTCTGCCGATCGCAGTTTTTGATGAGATTAACCAAGAGCGATCGCAACAGGGAGAAGCCCTCTTCGCTAATCCTCGCAACGCCGCCGCAGGTACATTACGCCAACTCGATTCACGCATCGTCGCCAAACGCCGCCTCGATTTCTTTGCCTATACCGTCCACATTCCCGAATCTAAACTTTCTCCATCTAATTTTCCCTTATCAGATTTACCTTTATTTTTGCCCCCCTCGCCCTCTGGGAGAGGGGCTGGGGGTGAGGGTATTACTATTTTCTCTCAATGGCAAGCCCTAGAATTTCTGCAACAAATTGGATTTAGGGTCAATCCTAATAAAAAGCTCTGCAAATCCATTCAAGAACTACAGGACTATTACGACCATTGGGCAACCGCACGCCATGACCTGCCCTACATGACTGATGGCATGGTGATTAAGCTTAATTCCTTCCCACAACAGGAGCGTTTAGGATTCACGCAAAAAACACCACGTTGGGCGATCGCATGGAAATATCCCGCCGAAGAAATGCCTACGGTAATTGAATCCGTCACTGTCCAAGTGGGACGCACAGGTACTCTCACCCCCGTTGCCGAACTGCGTCCCGTTCTCCTTGCAGGTACGACAGTCTCTAGGGCAACTTTGCACAATAGCGATCGCCTCGCGGAACTAGATTTACATATCGGTGATACTGCGATCGTCCGCAAAGCTGGAGAAATCATCCCTGAAGTGGTGCGGATTTTGCCTGAACTGCGTCCCTATAGTGCCACCCGTTTTGTGATGCCCACCCATTGCCCAGAATGTGGTCAGACTGTTCTCAAACCTGAAGATGAAGCGGCAACCCGTTGTATTAATCTTGAATGTCCTGCGATCGTGCGGGGGGCGCTAGAGCATTGGGTGAGCCGTGAAGCTCTGGATATTAATGGCATTGGTGAGAAATTAGTTAAACAATTAGTTACGGAAAATCATGTTACTTCCGTTGCCGATTTATACACACTCACTAGCGAACAATTGCAAACCCTCGATCGCATGGGACAAAAATCTGCTGACAAAATTATTGCGGCGATCACCCAGTCCAAAACTAAACCTTGGGCGCGAGTCCTCTATGGCTTAGGCATCCGTCATGTGGGTAGCGTCAATGCCCAAACCATTGCCGACAATTTCCCCAATGTGGAACTATTAGCAAGTGCGAATAAAGAAGCGATCGCTTCTATCTTTGGCATCGGTGAAGAAATCGCCCAATCCATTTATGACTGGTTCCGTAAAGACATCAATCAGCATTTAGTAGAACGCCTTCAGGGTGCAGGTTTACGGTTTATGAGTGAGCCAAAAGAGGGCAAAGCGATCGCGCTCAATCCGAATATTGCAGGCAAAACCTTTGTGGTGACAGGTACATTACCAACCCTCAAACGTGATGAAGCTAAGGATTTGATCAAATCCGCAGGTGGTAAAGTCACGGATTCTATTAGTAAAAAGACAAATTATCTAGTAGTTGGTGCAGAGGCTGGTTCCAAGCTCGAAAAAGCTCAATCTCTAGGTGTGACCTGTATTTCAGAAGAGGAACTGCTACAATTATTAGGATAG
- a CDS encoding HepT-like ribonuclease domain-containing protein, whose protein sequence is MSKIDDATQLHHMLDAARESVAFVQGKSREDLDSDRLLSLTLVRLIEIVCEAATNVSKQKQAELTGIYWQQIIGMRIRIAHGYFGIDLDVVWQTIVEDFPLLISQLEQVIPNEDDANPNYRN, encoded by the coding sequence ATGTCAAAAATTGATGATGCAACGCAATTACATCATATGCTTGATGCGGCTAGGGAATCAGTTGCATTTGTCCAAGGAAAAAGTAGAGAAGATTTGGATAGCGATCGCTTGTTGTCATTAACTCTAGTCAGATTGATAGAAATTGTTTGTGAGGCAGCAACTAATGTATCTAAGCAAAAGCAAGCTGAGCTAACAGGCATTTATTGGCAACAAATTATTGGCATGAGGATTCGCATTGCTCATGGTTATTTTGGCATTGATTTAGATGTGGTTTGGCAAACAATTGTTGAAGATTTTCCCTTGCTAATTTCGCAGTTAGAGCAAGTAATTCCTAACGAAGATGATGCTAACCCAAACTATCGTAATTAG
- the thrB gene encoding homoserine kinase encodes MTIFEVSVPATTANIGPGFDCLGAALTLYNHFEFSLADRLTITASGEGADKVERDETNLVYQAIAKFYQHIDRPVPPIAFHTDTKIPLSRGLGSSATAIVGGVVGANLLAGSPLDRLELLDLAIAMEGHPDNVAPAMLGGCQLMASNQAGGWEYCDLNWHESIGLVVAIPDFELSTAKAREVLPKQFSMHDAVFNASHLALLSHGIQTGNVNWVKAGLQDRLHQNYRQSLIKGMAEVQAAAIAAGAYGLVISGAGPTLLSLAPMGTIEAVAQAMSQAWQAIGVNAVTKCLAIAKDGTTFKTR; translated from the coding sequence ATGACCATTTTTGAAGTTTCCGTTCCTGCTACTACTGCTAATATTGGTCCAGGGTTTGATTGCCTTGGCGCAGCCCTAACACTTTATAACCATTTTGAATTTTCCCTCGCCGATCGCCTCACAATCACAGCATCGGGTGAAGGTGCAGATAAGGTGGAACGGGACGAAACAAACTTGGTATATCAGGCAATCGCTAAATTTTATCAGCACATTGATCGCCCAGTTCCGCCAATCGCCTTTCATACAGATACCAAGATTCCCCTATCGCGTGGGTTAGGCAGTTCCGCAACTGCGATTGTAGGCGGTGTTGTCGGCGCGAACTTGTTAGCAGGATCACCGCTAGATCGTTTGGAATTGTTGGATTTAGCGATCGCAATGGAAGGGCATCCTGATAACGTCGCACCTGCGATGTTGGGCGGTTGTCAGTTGATGGCATCCAATCAAGCGGGTGGTTGGGAATATTGCGATTTGAATTGGCATGAAAGTATTGGGCTAGTTGTGGCAATTCCTGACTTTGAGCTATCGACAGCCAAGGCAAGGGAAGTATTGCCTAAGCAATTTTCGATGCATGATGCGGTCTTTAATGCCTCCCACTTGGCGCTACTAAGTCATGGGATTCAGACAGGAAATGTGAATTGGGTGAAGGCGGGCTTGCAGGATCGACTGCATCAAAACTATCGCCAAAGTTTGATAAAAGGCATGGCAGAGGTTCAAGCTGCCGCGATCGCCGCAGGAGCCTATGGCTTGGTAATTAGTGGCGCGGGACCCACCCTACTTTCTTTAGCGCCAATGGGTACAATAGAGGCAGTCGCCCAAGCAATGAGTCAGGCATGGCAAGCAATTGGTGTTAATGCTGTGACAAAATGTTTAGCGATCGCCAAAGATGGTACAACATTCAAAACTCGGTAG
- a CDS encoding ParE family toxin-like protein, with product MKSFILPSFWIEYRKLDDDVRQSARKAYRLWAENSFHPSLHFKCINSDEAIWSVRVTRNYRALGILEGDMVTWFWIGSHDDYERFFS from the coding sequence ATGAAATCGTTTATCTTACCTTCATTTTGGATTGAGTATCGAAAACTTGATGATGATGTCAGACAAAGTGCTAGAAAAGCTTATAGATTGTGGGCAGAAAATTCATTTCATCCTTCTTTGCATTTCAAGTGTATAAATAGCGATGAGGCTATCTGGTCTGTGAGGGTGACGAGGAATTATCGAGCGCTTGGAATATTAGAAGGCGATATGGTGACTTGGTTTTGGATTGGGAGTCATGATGATTACGAGCGTTTCTTCTCATGA
- a CDS encoding nucleotidyltransferase family protein encodes MAQRLPILIPKEAIASFCQRHHIRKLSLFGSILRDDFSNSSDVDFLVEFEPEHILGYFRLTGMEIELSEMINRKADLRTPKELSHYFRQQVLQEAVVQYVKN; translated from the coding sequence ATGGCTCAACGATTACCCATATTGATACCTAAAGAAGCGATCGCTAGTTTTTGTCAGCGTCATCATATTCGTAAGCTGTCTTTGTTTGGCTCGATTTTGCGTGATGACTTCAGTAACTCTAGCGATGTTGATTTTTTGGTGGAATTTGAGCCAGAACATATTCTGGGGTATTTTCGCTTAACAGGAATGGAGATAGAACTATCGGAAATGATTAATCGCAAAGCTGATTTACGCACCCCAAAAGAATTAAGCCATTACTTCCGTCAGCAGGTTTTACAAGAGGCTGTTGTGCAATATGTCAAAAATTGA
- a CDS encoding MBL fold metallo-hydrolase — protein MANLKHRRSQNIAGDFYVDSSCIDCDTCRWMAPEVFNWQDDQSAVYQQPQDDLQRIKAMQALLSCPTASIGTVEKPTDIKAIQEQFPLLVAENVYHCGYHSESSYGAASYLIQRPEGNILVDSPRFAPPLVKQIENMGGVRYMYLTHRDDVADHEKYHQHFQCDRILHIDDISTGTKSIELQLQGVENYQLDDDLLIIPVAGHTKGHTVLLYQKRFLFSGDHLAWSDRLQQLHAFRNACWYSWTELGKSMARLATYNFEWVLPGHGRRFHSDRATMQQQMRKCLEYIDKLA, from the coding sequence ATGGCTAACCTCAAACATCGTCGATCGCAAAATATTGCTGGTGATTTTTATGTAGATAGTAGTTGTATTGATTGCGATACCTGTCGTTGGATGGCTCCAGAAGTCTTTAACTGGCAGGATGACCAATCAGCAGTTTACCAACAACCACAGGATGATTTGCAAAGAATCAAAGCAATGCAAGCGCTATTGTCTTGTCCTACGGCATCAATTGGCACTGTCGAGAAACCAACCGATATTAAAGCTATCCAAGAGCAATTCCCTCTACTAGTTGCTGAAAACGTCTATCACTGTGGTTATCACTCTGAGAGTTCCTATGGTGCAGCAAGTTACTTGATTCAACGTCCCGAAGGAAATATTTTGGTGGATTCTCCTCGCTTTGCACCACCGCTTGTAAAGCAAATTGAGAATATGGGTGGAGTTCGCTATATGTATCTCACCCATCGTGATGATGTTGCCGATCATGAGAAGTATCATCAACATTTTCAGTGCGATCGCATTCTCCATATTGACGATATTTCCACAGGAACTAAATCCATAGAGCTTCAATTGCAAGGTGTGGAGAATTATCAATTGGATGATGATTTACTGATTATTCCTGTTGCTGGTCATACCAAAGGACACACGGTTTTACTTTATCAGAAGAGGTTTCTATTTAGTGGCGATCATTTGGCATGGTCAGATCGTTTACAGCAGCTTCACGCTTTTCGGAATGCTTGTTGGTATTCGTGGACAGAACTCGGTAAGTCAATGGCAAGATTAGCCACTTACAATTTTGAATGGGTGCTTCCCGGTCACGGTAGAAGATTTCATAGTGATCGCGCCACCATGCAACAACAAATGCGTAAATGCCTCGAATATATCGATAAGCTCGCCTAG
- a CDS encoding helix-turn-helix domain-containing protein, with product MYCKCYPTFDLMSVLFEFDRSCAHDWVHRLMPILETALGQKQALPERKIHSIEGFLAKFADVQAVIIDGTERPVQRPQDIAFVSQQV from the coding sequence TTGTACTGCAAATGCTATCCCACCTTCGACTTAATGAGTGTGTTATTTGAGTTTGACCGTTCCTGCGCTCATGATTGGGTACATCGACTAATGCCAATACTGGAAACAGCGTTGGGACAGAAACAAGCACTACCAGAGAGAAAGATTCATAGCATTGAGGGATTTTTAGCAAAGTTTGCTGATGTCCAAGCAGTAATCATTGATGGGACAGAAAGACCAGTGCAACGTCCGCAAGATATTGCTTTTGTTTCCCAACAGGTCTAA